The genomic region ACGCCCCTTGCGGTCTTTCATGTAGTCTTCTTTATTTACTTCGCTCATCGTTTTGGTTCTCCGGTTCAGTTAATTAACGATTCCGACCAGAAGACACGGCAGCCGTACAAAGGAAATGTTCCCTGACGAAACCGCCCCGTGCCGTTATGGCCGATGTAGCTGTAGCTTGCCTTACCCTGTTCGATCATTCGGACACACTGGCCATTTCTGGCGATGCGGATTACCGGCATGGCACCCAAAATCATCACGCTCTGCACGGTGGCGTGCATTGCGTTCAGCACAGCTATTGCGGACTGCAGGCTAACCAGCTGCTGGTTGATATCGGTTATGGATTTCATGGTTAAACCCCCCCTGACGACGTCGGCGTTGACCTGCGGAACCCCGATTTCAGCGGCCAGATTCATGGCCGCTATCACCAGGTTACTGACGGCCAGCGGATATAGCAGGCTGACCATGCTTTTACGGTTACTGCCCGCATTGCTCAAACGGGCGCGGATGGCTTCCACTGCGCTGGCGTCCATGATGTCGGCCAGCTGCTTACCGGCACGTTGCAGTTTGAACGTCAGAAACTCTTCCAGGCTGTTGTCCAGCGGCAGCAGTTCAACCACCTCGCAGCGCTGGACGACCTCACGGACTTCCATGTTGCGTTCGGACAGTTTGTCGGCTAGCTCCGGCTGGCCAATCAGCACGATGGACAGCAGTTTTTTAAAGCCCGATTCCAGCTCAAAGAAGCGTTTGAGGTGCTTCAGTGTCGGGATGGGCAGGCTGTGGGCCTCCTCAATCACCAGAACGTGGCTGAAGCCCGCCTGGCTGCTGTCCTTCAGGACGCGGTGCAACTGACGGAAGCGGGCGTCCTGGCTGCGTTTGATGCTCTCCAGTGGCGCGATGGTGCTGTTAATGGCCTCGGCGATAGCAGCCGCCTTCAGGGTTTTGCCCTTCACGTCGTTGTCTTCCATGGCGATGATGTATGGCTCGATAACAATCACCGGCGCGTTCTCGCGGTTGACGCGTTCAATCAGGTCTCGGCGCAGCGTGGATTTACCCGCGCCGGACTCGCCGATAAGCGCCAGGAAACCACCGTGACGGGCGGTCTGGAACAGTGCCTCACGCACGTAGCGGATATCCGGCGTGGTGAACACATCGTCCGCGCCCTGCATGGCTTCATCGGCGAACGGGTCACGGAAAAGGCCAAACGCTTTTTTGGTTGCTGGAAATAACACCTGCTTTTTGAGTAACATGTTCTCTGCCTCACTGAGGTTGGTTTTATCGGTAGTCCCCGCTGTACGGGGCGTGGCTGCGCCCTGTACAGCATCAAAACTCTTCGCTGTATCAATCCCCTGACTTTCCAGATACGACGCCAGACGCTGGCGCACCGCCTCCGGGCTGGTGCGGGGCCACTCGTTATGGTTCACAATCTGGGCCAGCGTGGCCTCGGAAACGGCGACGGCTCTTGCCACTGCCGCCTGCGGGATGCGGGCCTCTTTCAGTTGTTGCTTCAGTACCAGCATGTCTTCCTCCTCAGTTGCCGTTAACAGTGCTGATAACGCTGTTGTGGGCCGGAGCGGTCAGGGTGGTCATCACTTCGTCCAGTGCGGTTTCCTGTACGCCATCCGGGTACTGTGCCGCTAACTGGCGATAATGCTCTGGTGTCCACGTCTGCCCGCAGGCCGAGAACTTCTCGCGCAGGATTTTTGCCGCTTCCACATGGGTCAGCGGACGCTGCTCAATACGCGGCCCGCGCACGTCTGAAGCCTGGCCGCGCTTCGGCATATAGGCCGGAAGCGTGGTGTCGTCGATATGTTTATACGGGTCAAGTCGCCCGCCGAACGGCAGCGCCTTCGCCTTGCGGGCCGCTGCGGCATCGGCGGCGTTATCCGTGCCGGTGACCAGCGCTTCGATTTCTTTGGCCGCTGTCTGTGCCGGGGTCTCCGGCAGGGCTTTGTAGCTTTCGCCAAATACCGCCGCGCTTTCGGCAAAGCCGAACTCGTTCTTTCTGACCTCTTCAACCAGGAAGAACGTCTCGTGGCCGTCTTCGCCGGTCAGCACTACCTGCGCCACATCGCTGCGCCATGGGTTGCGGGTAATCATCAGTTTTTCGCCGACCAGGACGCCAGGCACCGTCGAAACATCAAACTCAGCGCCCCGGAACGGCACCCGCAGTTTTGATGTGACCTTACGGCTTTCCGGCGCGGCCACCGCCAGTTCGCGGCATACCTCAACAGACGGCGCTTTCTTCAGCTGCTCAGCGCTGATTTTCAGCCAGATATCCGTGCGGGTTTTACGGTGGCGGCTGTGTATTTCCGTGGCATTAAAGTGGCTACGCCACCTCGCAGCTTTTACATTGAGCTCTTCCAGACTATTAACAGGCTGGAATTTCAGGCCCGGCTCAAATTTACGTTCGATAATGTCGCGAGCCTTCTCCACCTGACCTGTTGCGCGGGCGTTATGCGGCTTATGTGCGATCAACTCAATGCCCAGCGACTTACACATGTTTTTCGTCATGCCAGCGGTGTTGGCAGAGCCGGGGTCGAGGTAGAGTATTTTTGGCACGCCGTGCAGCACGTCAGCGCCGCCGCGTTCCTGCATCGCATTGATAAGAACGGAACAAAGGTTTTCACCGGACTCCGCGCCCATCACGTACTCAACGTAAATCCAGCCACTGGTGTGGTCGGTAAGCTCATAGCTCCATACGCGGTCACTGGCGAT from Erwinia tracheiphila harbors:
- a CDS encoding DDE-type integrase/transposase/recombinase; translated protein: MSAALTERLVSVARAARDAGHGNRGAIYDAACAELCMSRATLLRKLKEVSVTDKRKKRTDAGQSTLTRKEASLISATLRESTRKNGKRLYSIADAVKTLRTNGLITAGRMDEETGEFFPLSEDTISRALRNYGLHPEQLDAPAPSSEMASLHPNHVWEIDASLCTLYYLSNGHKGLQVMDSAQFYKNKPANIARIASDRVWSYELTDHTSGWIYVEYVMGAESGENLCSVLINAMQERGGADVLHGVPKILYLDPGSANTAGMTKNMCKSLGIELIAHKPHNARATGQVEKARDIIERKFEPGLKFQPVNSLEELNVKAARWRSHFNATEIHSRHRKTRTDIWLKISAEQLKKAPSVEVCRELAVAAPESRKVTSKLRVPFRGAEFDVSTVPGVLVGEKLMITRNPWRSDVAQVVLTGEDGHETFFLVEEVRKNEFGFAESAAVFGESYKALPETPAQTAAKEIEALVTGTDNAADAAAARKAKALPFGGRLDPYKHIDDTTLPAYMPKRGQASDVRGPRIEQRPLTHVEAAKILREKFSACGQTWTPEHYRQLAAQYPDGVQETALDEVMTTLTAPAHNSVISTVNGN